In the Microplitis mediator isolate UGA2020A chromosome 5, iyMicMedi2.1, whole genome shotgun sequence genome, ttcgaaaaaaaagtcgatttttttcaaacaccctaatataccctaatagccattttagcttgaaatttacagtaatttgatattgaaattgcctgaaatttgctgactatttgacagcaaaagttgtaaagaaaaatttgcggttaatttttgctcaatttagaggtaactttttactagaaaaaaaaagtcggtaatgtttattcttaccatttcagaaggtaagcaaattcaTACATAAGAATGTCAAcaatttgacggtaaaaaaatactttacaatttttcaagtcaaattaacagtAAATTGACATCAAAATTTACCGGAAAATAGacgacaaattttttctagtcaacttttgaagtgaatttgcattctaatccgggtagtaaatttacgttaAATTGTATCACaaagtatataaattgtcgtcaaaaacggaagTCCAAAGTTGACAgatatttgacgaaaaattcaagtaaacttttgtaaagtaaactgtgctattagggtacatttataaatacactaataaaatgccaaaaaaaaaaatatataaatataaaacaccGCTCCCTCATAAATGTCTTCAATACAAAGGCTAATAAATTAACacgcaaaataattaatatatttgtcACCTCAGCAGAATAATTGAATCCGtctaaatgaatattaatattaatgctgatataaaaataaacaaccaACGACAAAGCAAACAATGATTAATCACCTATTATGATACAAATTACTACACTCATCTCAACATACATTATTTACCTTAACAAATTTATATCCATTAAACCAACCACGCGCGTGGGCATTAAGTAGAATCGCCCAATATGGTCAGACATTCAAATAAGATAATCTAATGCAATCTATTATATTAAATCCCACATTTTCATCGTCAACATCAACACCAACTACTACTCTAAACACTCAATTAcccattatttaaaatttattacttaaaaataaatttatttatttctatatttggtatcgataaataataattcatcgAACAAATCCCATAATTAAACTTGTCTCGCCATCTACTAGGAATTTATCGTAGATCAAAGTGGGTGACAAGTATTTGCTACTctctcttttatttaaaatacgtCCCGCATGTTAAAGATACATTTGTTCCGGCCAATTATGgtgacattaaataaaaagttgcaCGTGGTAGAGCCTTGAAAAAAGCCTTACATCTCTCGACAATTACTTTTATTGCGTATATAtctagtatatatatgtgtgattTATAATACTAAACATTAACCAGGTAATTTTTTCCTCTCCTcctctcttttatttttttttcgcgttATGTTGTACTGCAATGCGTTTCATTATACAGCAGCTGCATCCCACCGttcgtttattaaatataatctcAATGAATTCATACGACTACGCTTTGTTTTGTTAAAACTTGCGCTAGTAATTCACTAGACTCTAAACTAACACGTCGGGCTAGAAgattttcatttcattgtCGACTTTCGGGCGCGACGTTAACAATTTTGTTgatagtttataattatttaatatttattcataactaTCGCCTACTAGACAAcccacgtaaaaaaaatttttaattatataaaattaattttttttttttgttttttggatttgaatttttttaatattctaatCACGATTGTTAATCATAACCCTTGACAATTATCTCAATTATACAAAAACTTAATTAGCGATTCGTAGGATTACGAGGATGTTTTACAGATTTTATGATCGCTACCGTACCCCAAACGACGAGCGCTTTAGAACATTTCCATTTAGATTTCATTGTGAGTACGTGAAAACTAACGAGAgttaatttagatttttttttttaaggataagaaaaaaaattaataattattttaatttattcgataaaaaaaaaatttgattttttgtgttgtgtaaaaatttttttttacacagaaaaaatgaaatattttcgattgtgaattaaagacaaaaatttttttaggactagaaaaaatttcttggcgcaagaattttttctcacttcaaaaaattttttttttgttctaagaaaattttttctcgccctgagaaaatttttggttttaatctataatgcaaaaaatttcttgggatgaattaaaatttttttaggacgagtaaaaattttcttgggtcgactagaattttttttctgtgtactgttatttaagttatttatttttttttaataggggGAGATTTCGATACGCCAATGTTGACTATATTGAGATTAGACCCACTTATCTCTGATAATGGAGAAGCACACAATACATCACGTTATGAAATAATGACTCGTGAAGAAGGTGACTCGAGACTGGTTGTAAGACGTGGGCAGGAATTTTTCATGCGACTGCATCTTAACCGTGATTACGATTCCGACATCGATGGGGTATCGATTGTCTTCTCGTTGGATGGAATTAAAAAACCTCAGTATGGACACGGGACTTTCATGGTCGCGCCTTTGCTCAATCCGGGAGAGGAGTCGGAAGACGCATGGCACGCAACTTTATACACTAGGGAAGCTCAAGCCATTgtgataaaagtaaaaaaactttttttattacattttataatgctactaaagtataaatatataagttacTGGTTATACATCTGACGTAAACGTAAATcgtaatgtttatttttacgtgtcaattaaattttgagcggtaaaatttattatttttaattttatttcgattaaTGGGACTTATATTGTTggtatataataatatgaagTCAAATTTTTGATCGTTTGGAAGCTCAGGACGTTATTTATATCAGAATGTcttatttttttggaaaaaaagtaCTGATGTTAGAAgtctatataaaatattttgaattttttttcgtaattttatgatttttttaaatagaaattttttttggctaAAAAAGTTGATTCTATTTTTAGCGAACTTAATTCCcttctatattttttgtttttttattaatttagacGTCAGTTTAAAATCATATCCTAGAAATaggatcaaaaatttatcaaataattaaaaatttttccgcaTTTCGGTCTCACtatgagattttaaaaaaaggtttTATAATTTGgccattttaaaattgaaaaaaaaaaattcaaatttttataccgCAGTTTGaaagatttgaaaaataataattttttagatctCAATCTCGCATCAGCCAGACcttagatctaatttttttttattcaaatttatataaattcgcgtaaattaaaatcaagaaCAGGcgaattatcaaattaattattcaaaattttcgttttgaaAGAGATTTcggaatttaatatttgaaaaattgagatCTAAACAGATCTATGATCACTGTCGggctaaaatttaaaaaaatcgtatgcgcattgatgaaattattttttttaccggaagtaaaattaattacaggcAAAATTACATGAGAAAAggcccaaaaatttttataaaaactaaaaattgatGTGAAAAATTATCCTGCTGATCTATTGATAGAAATCCaagcaaaattaaataattatcagccACATGGTTATTTTCAAATGAACTTGTTTGTCTTCAGGCAATTATGTATTCTCGCAGTTAAAcattattagttaattttagtCAAGGACATCTTTAGcaatctaattaaaatttattcaaaaaatccaCAGTAacatttgtatatatttaataattaatttttttattaatatattttcctgcattcaaattatttatacatttatttcgaGACACTTTGTCGTAAAGGCATTCTATCATCAGATACTTAGTGGTCAAATTACAAGTTGcgtaagatttaaaattatttttggctTTTGGCATAAGTATTCCAAATGagcataataaattattcgcacTTATGACATCAGTAAAATAAAcccataataatattataattttaaatacacatCCGGCAGTAGGATTAAATCGTCTAAATAAATGCCAAAAAAGTATCGAATTCAAGATCTTTATTCTTGCgtaaatatatttcttattaatttttttgacggattaaaaatatttgccgTGCGCTGGGATCGAACCCAGAACCTTCTGGTCATTAGTCTGAGCTGTTATCCTTTCACTGGTTCAAGATATTTGACATTAAAAGCCTTcaagatttttaataaaattaaaatactaattaatgtaAAACAAAGATAGTCAACTCCGGTCATTTTAATGTTAGGGTAAAATTGTCCGCccgaaaaaatattagaacattatttatttttggaaattacCAAATATGAGCAAATAATTATTCGTCGGTTAACGTAGGGGaggagggggcaaagtgggcctctgggggcaaagtaggcccctcaaaattttctaaacgtcaataaattcggacggataataagcttatcgaaatttcttatataatgagggctaaaatacaattgttttataattatttgcaaatatcacacgtgtaaaaaataaaaaatatcaaatccgaaattttttggagatcgttaataattataacgcgggaatttttattaaattttaaaaattgtggttaatttttttatatgcaatTCTCAGAAAATTTCTTAAGCTGGCGTCTCTATAcgcgataattatttaaataattttttataaaagtaccGCTAAATATTTTCCTTGAGGTGGGGGTTGGGGGAAATTACCATATAGAGCGgactgtatataattatttaaatacaacaGATATCGTCACCAGCTAATGCGCCAATAGGAAAATGGAAAATGGAAATCGATACAAAGCACAAGGAATCCGGTGGCGCAATAAGTTTCAATGTCGAAGAACccttttatttactatttaacccATGGTGTCCAGGtaactgattaattttttccataaattaCTTGAAAACCTCTACAATATTAGCAATCCATCAAATTTTGAACCTTTACAGAGGACGTAGTTTACATAGAAGACGGTGCTAAGCGCCATGAGTACGTTTTGCTAGACACCGGTTTAATCTGGCGAGGGAACAGAAACACAATCAGCGCATCTCCATGGAAATTCGGGCAGTTTGAACGCGATGTGCTGGATTGTGCTCTACATTTAATGACAACTGTAGGAGCCGTTCGTGCATCATCGCGTAATGATCCGGTTGTAGTAACGCGAGTACTTACAGCGGTAGTTAATTCTAATGATGACAATGGTCTTCTGATGGGTAACTGGTCCGGTGATTACAGCGGAGGTACAGCACCGACAAAGTGGCTTGGGTCCCAGAAAATACTCCAAGAATattacaaaactaaaaaacctGTTAAATATGGACAGTGCTGGATATTTGCTGGAGTTCTTGCTACTGTTTGTAAGACTTTAGGACTTCCTAGTCGTGTTGTCACTAATTTTTCTAGTGCTCATGACACCCAGGGTAGTCGCACAGTTGACTactttgttgataaaaaaggAGAAATTATGGAAGAATTGACAACCGATTCAGTTTGGtattaaattactattaatattttttaaattaattccaattataaatttattttaaattaaatgattaatttgcTTGGTCCTAATTCAGGAACTTCCATGTTTGGAGTGAAGTCTGGATGAAAAGGCTGGATCTTGGCTCTGATTGTGACGGTTGGCAGGCAATTGACGCAACACCTCAAGAAACGAGCGAAGGCTCTTTTCGTTGTGGCCCAACTTCTGTTTCCGCGATTAAAAATGGCGAAGTTTTACGTCCTTATGACGGAGGATTTTTATACGCGGCAGTAAATGCTGACAAAGTTTACTGGAGATACAATGGACCTACTCAGCCATTAAAATTAGTATCGAAAGATACTCAAGGGTAATTTTTTAGATcactgtttaatttttattacatactTTTGACATAATTTATTCTAAGATGACTTATTTggcgtaaaaatttttaagccttaataaaattttatagataatcgaaaaataaataatggaaaatattttattttttagaattgGTCAATATATCAGTACAAAAGCAGTTGGAGTATGGGGTCGTGAAGATATTactcttaattataaatatcctGAAAGtaagtcaaaaatttattttatttttctacacactgtaaaaaatttttggattaaatccggagttaatgcagagtaaatgattttttattcatttactccagatgtggatttaaataaaattatcacatcACTCTGAAGTCACTCCGctgatacaaaataaattctctatcCTCATTGCAAGACTTCCTGGTCAGAAAGTTGATGTCAATTAGTCGCGATCAAGTTGATGACAACTTTCAGATTTTGTAACTGTTTACTACAAGTTGTTATCAACTTTACTAGAAAGTTGGCGAGCAGTTGCCATCAACTTGGGAAATGCCAATTTTAATGACAAGTTGCTGCGGTAAATTGTCATTAGTTTGTTGTCagcttggctatcagggtattTATTCCCGGCGGATTTAAATTACTCATTCATCATTGAGTgaatcgttttgtttaatcaggagttaaaatactgtaaaaatgtcgtaatttaccgttaagtacacggagaaattacTCTCGATTAAAATGCTATGGTTTCATAGTAAAGTCGGTCCATGTTGGTCACCTGCAAAAATCGACATAAAAATcttgcaaaaattactatggccacAGTAAAATTGGCAAGGATTATATCCAAAATTACTGTaatcattgtaaattttactatggccataataatttttgttgacGTCTATTTCAGTTTTCGTTAGATGGCCAAAATGGTCCGGCTTTACTGTGACACCATATAttatttcaaacaagaataatttttccgtgtatactTCGTatgcagagtaattttttataaaaactccggaactttGAGTGACAGTAAAttcagattgaaataaaatccacattAACTTCGAATCGACTCccgatttttcacagtgtaaaGTATAAGTCattaacataaatattaaatcaatcaattaatcataaaaatacgTTTAGCTTCAAACAAAGAACGAGAAGCTATGCTGAAAGCATTACGTCAAAGTGAATCAATATTCAGccgttattatttaaatgaacagTTCAATGACATTATTTTTGACTTCAAGCTTATCGACGACGTTGTCGTTGGCCAACCTTTCAGGTATGTCCTGTAATTCATCAAGTGAATGTATATAATTAACTTGcggtattaaattaaattttaattgttacagTGTCGTACTTATGATGAAAAATCGTagcaaagaaaataaataccgCGTTTCAGTGGTACTCAGGGTTGATGTCGTTCTCTATACGGGAAAAGTCGGAGGTTCAGTAAAGACTTTTGAGTCTGATCATGTAGTTAAGCCAGGATCATATGAAGAAGTACGATTAGATGTTTCATGGAATGAATATGCTTCAAGAATGTTAGATCAATCGGCTTTTAATGTTGCATGTCTAGCAAATGTGAAAGACActaattttgaatactttgcTCAGGACGATTTTCGTGTTACAAAACCTATTATTGATGTTGATGtaagtttcaattttatatatagaatatatctTGTTACTAATTCCTAAAGGACTTACATTTTTTGCCCTTTTGGCTCTAGGGAGCGATCATCAatcgtttagtaaatttattttaaagccaaaaataaaaaacaaatttttgaaaacctaAAGAGCGCACGGGTTAAATTATATGCCTTTTTggctttcaaaaattttttttcagttttgagtttttaaataagcctccaaaataatttgtaatgaaaaaatctgaaaaatggTTAACCCAGAGGACCTACCCCAAAACTTTTCGCTGTTtccgagctcgaaaacgttaTTGTTGGTAATCTTTCAAGCTCTGCGAGGTCAAAAAGCGATTGGacagaaaaaatatacattccgttaaaaaaagtaatttttgtcctacgatatctttggacaaaatcgactaatttgcACGCGCTCTGTGTCAACCGAAAAAACTTGTTGAGACTTAGATTTGATCAAACTTTGAAACAAATCGGTCGTGTGATTAACGAGTTATGCAACAAAaactccctgattaaaaaaaatgattaaaaatgatttcacacgttaaatgtccataagagacaggattagaaatgatttgaaggattaaaaagtatttaaaatgattcaaaaacaaatcattttaaatactttaatcattttttttaatcaggggcttaaaaaaacaaattatttttatttttcgtataatttgtaaattactCGACTGATCGACTCCAAAATCTAAGCAATTCCAAGACTTAGTCAGATCTTTCGATTGCTGCAGAGTGGGTTCAAATCGGTTGACTctttccaaagatatcgtcggacaaaaaaaagcttacacaaacacacacacagacacgACCGGACTCGACGTTGGaaatcggaccaaaaccaataacttcccttcttttttgaaaattttcgatttacatagcgggaagtttaaaaaaaattatcccgCCTTTTGGGTTTAGAGAGTTTCCCAAAGCCACTagggcgtataaaaatgtAAGTCCTTATGGaattagtaacgcgatatgtttatattaaagtatttattagctgttcaataattgaattaccgttaaattattttacagagACAAACAGAAGCTATTGTCGGTTATATCTTAGATGCAACGGCAAGTTTCATAAATCCTCTACCGATAACGCTGACAggaggtaaatttttaatcgacgGACCTGGTCTagatcaacaattaaaaattaaagtaccTAATGACGTTCCGCCTGGAGAAAAAGTCAGTTGCAAATTTTCTATGATTCCTAAATTTTCGGGACGGAGTACAATTGTCGCTAAGTTTTACTCTAAGGAACTTGATGACGTCGACGGGTTTGTCAATTTTATGGTTCTTGACGCCCCGACTTCTAACGGCAACGGTTACCGTTGATTAATTGTTAGTGTCAATTAGTTGATAGTAtgtaaatactaaataaatctaaaatagaaaattatttatttttaatttttagaagGTTTAAAAATTCGCAATTCGAATcgaatt is a window encoding:
- the LOC130667896 gene encoding annulin-like isoform X1 yields the protein MGNCCSSCSKKFRSFFRKRQCSIRMNNLNNKPESLPKPPSACQNGGDFDTPMLTILRLDPLISDNGEAHNTSRYEIMTREEGDSRLVVRRGQEFFMRLHLNRDYDSDIDGVSIVFSLDGIKKPQYGHGTFMVAPLLNPGEESEDAWHATLYTREAQAIVIKISSPANAPIGKWKMEIDTKHKESGGAISFNVEEPFYLLFNPWCPEDVVYIEDGAKRHEYVLLDTGLIWRGNRNTISASPWKFGQFERDVLDCALHLMTTVGAVRASSRNDPVVVTRVLTAVVNSNDDNGLLMGNWSGDYSGGTAPTKWLGSQKILQEYYKTKKPVKYGQCWIFAGVLATVCKTLGLPSRVVTNFSSAHDTQGSRTVDYFVDKKGEIMEELTTDSVWNFHVWSEVWMKRLDLGSDCDGWQAIDATPQETSEGSFRCGPTSVSAIKNGEVLRPYDGGFLYAAVNADKVYWRYNGPTQPLKLVSKDTQGIGQYISTKAVGVWGREDITLNYKYPETSNKEREAMLKALRQSESIFSRYYLNEQFNDIIFDFKLIDDVVVGQPFSVVLMMKNRSKENKYRVSVVLRVDVVLYTGKVGGSVKTFESDHVVKPGSYEEVRLDVSWNEYASRMLDQSAFNVACLANVKDTNFEYFAQDDFRVTKPIIDVDRQTEAIVGYILDATASFINPLPITLTGGKFLIDGPGLDQQLKIKVPNDVPPGEKVSCKFSMIPKFSGRSTIVAKFYSKELDDVDGFVNFMVLDAPTSNGNGYR
- the LOC130667896 gene encoding annulin-like isoform X2 is translated as MFYRFYDRYRTPNDERFRTFPFRFHWGDFDTPMLTILRLDPLISDNGEAHNTSRYEIMTREEGDSRLVVRRGQEFFMRLHLNRDYDSDIDGVSIVFSLDGIKKPQYGHGTFMVAPLLNPGEESEDAWHATLYTREAQAIVIKISSPANAPIGKWKMEIDTKHKESGGAISFNVEEPFYLLFNPWCPEDVVYIEDGAKRHEYVLLDTGLIWRGNRNTISASPWKFGQFERDVLDCALHLMTTVGAVRASSRNDPVVVTRVLTAVVNSNDDNGLLMGNWSGDYSGGTAPTKWLGSQKILQEYYKTKKPVKYGQCWIFAGVLATVCKTLGLPSRVVTNFSSAHDTQGSRTVDYFVDKKGEIMEELTTDSVWNFHVWSEVWMKRLDLGSDCDGWQAIDATPQETSEGSFRCGPTSVSAIKNGEVLRPYDGGFLYAAVNADKVYWRYNGPTQPLKLVSKDTQGIGQYISTKAVGVWGREDITLNYKYPETSNKEREAMLKALRQSESIFSRYYLNEQFNDIIFDFKLIDDVVVGQPFSVVLMMKNRSKENKYRVSVVLRVDVVLYTGKVGGSVKTFESDHVVKPGSYEEVRLDVSWNEYASRMLDQSAFNVACLANVKDTNFEYFAQDDFRVTKPIIDVDRQTEAIVGYILDATASFINPLPITLTGGKFLIDGPGLDQQLKIKVPNDVPPGEKVSCKFSMIPKFSGRSTIVAKFYSKELDDVDGFVNFMVLDAPTSNGNGYR